TGGTCGCAATCCCTCAATTCTTGGCAGGAGTTTTCCTCCTGCGAAACCTTTCTTCCAGACTTCCGTAGATGCCTTTGGGCAGAAAGATGATGAGGCTGACCAGGGCAATCCCGTAGGCTATCTGGGAAAGCCCGATGTACTTGGCCCCGTAGTTTACCCTTATGTATTCTTCCAGAAGCACTATTATGCCCGTTCCCACCGTAGGTCCCCAAAGGCTGAACATCCCGCCCAGTATGGCCTTGAAAGCAATGTCCAAAGAGGGGCCAACACCCGCCAGAGTATGAGGGTTCAGATAGGTCACGTATTGAGCGTAAAGCACCCCCCCCACCGCTGCCACAAAAGCGCTGATCATAGTGATTTTGAGCTTGTAACGGATGGTGGTGACCCCCAGGGTTGCCGCCGCCACCTCGTCCTCTCCTATGGCCCTCAGGGCCTTCTGCATCTTGGAGCGATCTATCCAACGCCACAAGAAGAGAGCTCCCACCAGGAAGGCCAAGGCCAGGTAATAGAAATGGGTCTTGTCCTCAAACTGCATGTAAAGCCAGGATGTGCCGACCCTCTTGAGGGTGAAGCCCAGGGAACCACCGGTATGATCTCTGAAGGCCACAAGCAAAAGCGAGACTATCTCTCCCAAAGCCAGGGTCAGAAGAGCAAAATAATCGCCCATCACTCCGAAACGAAAGCACGCCCAACCTACCAGCAGAGCCAGCAAGGCAGCCAGGGCGCCGCCCAACAACATCCCGATCCAGGGAGAAAGACCCTCAAGATTAAACATGAGTCCGGCCGTGTAGGCTCCTATTCCTATGAAGGCCCCATGGCCCAATGACACCAGGCCAAAGCGTCCCATGTATGACCATGCAGTGGCAATGAAAGCCCAGATGAATATCAAGGTGGCAATATGCAACACATAGGGAGAAACCTTGAGCAAAGGGAAAAGCAATACCCCCAAGAGTACCCCCGCTGTAACCCAGTGTCTCAACTGTGCGAACCTCCCTCTTTGAATCAGGTTGTGACCTTGGCCTCTACCTTGCCCCTCTGGTCCCCAGAAGCCCTTGGGGCCTCACCAGCACCACCAGAATAAATATGACCAAGGCCAAGATCTCGGCCAGCTCCGTGGAGGTGAATACCGCGGCCACCGACGTGACTATTCCTATTATGAAGGCCCCAAGGAATCCCCCGGCCAGATTGCCCATCCCTCCCAGGACCACAATGATGAAGGCCATCAGGGTGAAACTGCCTCCAAAATGAGGATGCACGGAATAGATGGGAGAAAAAAAGGCTGCGATGAGCCCTGTTAGGGCTCCCCCTATGGTAAGGGTCAGAAGGTATATTCGACCTGGATTGATGCCCATGAGCCGCGCACACTCTGTGTCCTGGGCGATTGCTCTTATGGCCAGACCCACGTAGGTTCTCTGCAGGACAAAGTAAAGGATCCCCAGGACCGCCAGGGCTCCCAAAAAAGCCAAAAGATTGGAAGTCTTCAGGTAGATATTCCCCAAGCTAACCACTGGTAAATCCACACGTACACCTCTTAGATCAGCCCCCCACACAACATGGGCCAGATTCTCGAAGACTATTATCAGGCCCGCCAGT
The sequence above is drawn from the bacterium genome and encodes:
- a CDS encoding branched-chain amino acid ABC transporter permease; translation: MRHWVTAGVLLGVLLFPLLKVSPYVLHIATLIFIWAFIATAWSYMGRFGLVSLGHGAFIGIGAYTAGLMFNLEGLSPWIGMLLGGALAALLALLVGWACFRFGVMGDYFALLTLALGEIVSLLLVAFRDHTGGSLGFTLKRVGTSWLYMQFEDKTHFYYLALAFLVGALFLWRWIDRSKMQKALRAIGEDEVAAATLGVTTIRYKLKITMISAFVAAVGGVLYAQYVTYLNPHTLAGVGPSLDIAFKAILGGMFSLWGPTVGTGIIVLLEEYIRVNYGAKYIGLSQIAYGIALVSLIIFLPKGIYGSLEERFRRRKTPAKN
- a CDS encoding branched-chain amino acid ABC transporter permease codes for the protein MEILFLNALANGILLGGVLALLAFGLNLIFGVVKVIHMAYGQCVMLGMYIIYTLRSLYEVPLVAAFAVAVGAMALWGALLHLLVIRPLLGAERLNQLLALAGLIIVFENLAHVVWGADLRGVRVDLPVVSLGNIYLKTSNLLAFLGALAVLGILYFVLQRTYVGLAIRAIAQDTECARLMGINPGRIYLLTLTIGGALTGLIAAFFSPIYSVHPHFGGSFTLMAFIIVVLGGMGNLAGGFLGAFIIGIVTSVAAVFTSTELAEILALVIFILVVLVRPQGLLGTRGAR